The segment TTATTGTACAAGTTACGAAACAGGATCAGTATACGTTCCATGGACAAAATGAAGTGCGGTTCTTATTCTCCGCCAATAAAGGAGAGGACCCCAAACCTTTGAGCAAAGTAGCCTCCGGCGGGGAACTTTCCCGGGTCGCCCTGGCCTTCAAAGCGGTTGGCGCTCGGCGGGACCGGGTGGGCACGATGATCTTTGATGAAGTGGATGCCGGGATAGGCGGTCTCACCGCCCAAATGGTAGGCGAAAAAATTGCGCTGGTGGCCGTTGACAAGCAGGTTTTGTGCATTACCCATTCGGCGCAGATCGCCTGCATGGCGGATCAACACATTTTTGTGGAAAAGCAGGAACAGGGAGAAGAGACCTGTACCATCATCAAAATTTTGGCCGAGGATGAAAGAGTTTTGGAATTGTCTCGCATGACCTCAGGTGATAATGTGACAACAGTGTCGCTGGATAATGCGAGACAAATATTGGATAAAGCCAGAGAAAAAAAGGATTTCTTATTAAAACAGGCGAAAGCGTAAGCTTTCGCCTGTTTTAATAAGAAAAGTGGCGATAATAAGCTGCCGAGTCAATCTTTGCATTATAATCCGGAATAATCCCGATTTGAATCGGGAATTTCTATTTTTGTGACTCTGTTTGCAATCAGTCCCGGCGAAATTAAAAATGCATAAAATGGGTAAAAATGTAATGAGGAGTGATCAAGGCGTTATGGCAATAAAACGACGGTCTTTGATTGGAATAGGCATGATACTGCTGCTTGTTACATTTTGTTTTTCGCCGCAATTTACGAGTATCTATAATATTCCGCCCACATTGAGAATCATCGAAGGCGAGACAGCTATTTTCACAGTCAGTTTTCCTTTGACAGTAGCCGTTCCCCGGGACTTGGAACAGGTGGTTCAGTTAAAATCGAATCCCCGATTTTCGGCAGACGGACTTTTAAATAGTCTTTCCCAACCGGTGACACTGGAGCCAATGAAGCGTGGAACAGCGAATGTGGAGTTCAAGTTATTGGGGATCATACCGCTGCGAACCGTAGAAGTCAACGTATTGCCTTCCATAAAATTATCCCCCGGAGGACAATCGATTGGCGTGGTGCTGCATTCTCAAGGCGTGCTTGTTGTAGGAATTTCACCGGTTAAGACAACAAGCGGACTGAAGGTTCCGGCCAAAGAAACCGGCATACTGATTGGCGACAGTATTTTAAGCATGAATGGAGTGCCGGTGCAAAATGATTCTCAGGTGGCTGAAATCATCGACAAGGCAGGACAAAAAGGGGAACAGGTGGCTTTACTGATAAAACGAGGGGAGCAACGCTTGCACTTTAACATAACACCCCAGTATTGCGAAGATACGAAACGACATCGCATCGGGCTATATGTCAGAGACAGCGCCGCCGGTGTGGGAACTTTAACCTTTTATGAACCGAGCACTTACACGTACGGCGCTTTGGGGCATGTAATCACCGATAATGACACGAATCAGCCCATTGATTGTCAGCAGGGAAAAATCGTCATAGCGACTGTTTCCGGGATTCAATTGGGGCGCAGAGGACACCCCGGTGAAAAGATCGGCATGTTTATTGAAGAGGACCAGACCATCGGCAATATCGAAAAAAATACGGCCTTCGGCATTTTCGGGCAGTTGGTGGAGCCCGTCAGCAATAACGTGTATCAGAATGCCATTCCTGT is part of the Acetonema longum DSM 6540 genome and harbors:
- the spoIVB gene encoding SpoIVB peptidase; translated protein: MAIKRRSLIGIGMILLLVTFCFSPQFTSIYNIPPTLRIIEGETAIFTVSFPLTVAVPRDLEQVVQLKSNPRFSADGLLNSLSQPVTLEPMKRGTANVEFKLLGIIPLRTVEVNVLPSIKLSPGGQSIGVVLHSQGVLVVGISPVKTTSGLKVPAKETGILIGDSILSMNGVPVQNDSQVAEIIDKAGQKGEQVALLIKRGEQRLHFNITPQYCEDTKRHRIGLYVRDSAAGVGTLTFYEPSTYTYGALGHVITDNDTNQPIDCQQGKIVIATVSGIQLGRRGHPGEKIGMFIEEDQTIGNIEKNTAFGIFGQLVEPVSNNVYQNAIPVASMSQIQLGPAEMLTVVDGQTIEPFKIEIEKINLQEAPEAKGLVIKVTDERLLQKTGGIVQGMSGSPIIQDGKIVGAVTHVFVHDPTKGYGCFMDWMLMESGLIPKKTSHTARKLFSFSRCFI